Proteins encoded within one genomic window of Humulus lupulus chromosome 1, drHumLupu1.1, whole genome shotgun sequence:
- the LOC133793603 gene encoding serine/threonine-protein kinase ATR isoform X1, translating into MANLSSLVHELRERIAASPSTPPSNADDDALEIRFRAVLPNLLHAYVVPSPSGSANEREVIAVLKLISHIAKNFPGVFYHGKASSILPVLGRILPFFAEPAFRSRHGVIFETVGSLLSLLRTGTRDAYRLFFIDAMLVVEDIFYVASCCTDHASIAEPTRLTLRCFFKSFDEISNDPAPLGDLPACNKPTDGTGILINLSGKERWQLFATWMIRLLAKCLTEGTLYVEGLINVSFVMAACSLLCYGDVDLHVACFDFASIIASAVNFDILPHQKIIQSISTILSEDKEELPVYRNMVYDSSLGGCLNALHSGCSDVVVKLTAADLVNVFPQSIRRTKSQELKVAMCTAYIRIAKNCPAHIWKPESLVYTLSLPEPCFSLIDCLQVAISILGPDRVGGKVTDHRNLDLSIPSDKSFGNTRVREKRHIHDLEAFKTKRQKLDEEIMASDDSNQMEQKHAWVVACEREEDYAHDMHSSLLSFIKSLKSPAVSPSSLKPHLALTALSMLCITFCKYPQTNMALVIFQEMYSWISWILEQANQDSSTSIMPDFSIYLEGIHSILLLQICSHVGPLFGESKIFGNQGFNEDLVRILIKLPWTHSVIGSEPNNLRKTKCLSIQVASKLADSRSESDLEVLDLGLHDEAEEVRIEAVMSMPVIALWSGPQILSHTFRRLEFVEGEKHDKVKNVIPFSLGYLSCLYGSCNAGDGVDKSKFKLFLNTTNEKHCQTLDYLLQGFWCPKCDTKNKCKNEVYVKDVNMLDIHWRETNMDCDFSLLRNLFFELLYDESSEEVQVSCVKNIRRIIIHETTTNLTETGSRWIRSVSFLLLNRKKAIREAFCSQISSFLEDTVLSCLFPDEDTQQKSKEQKFMDIIKHALAAAEDPQIFETLLETTAEIMIAVDIYNQLFLFSLILLIDQLDNFHVTVRMNASRLIHKSCYFHLRGGFELILSKVVHVQNELFNYLSARLSCRPVMIREFAEAVLGVETEELVKKMVPVVLPKLIVSQQDDDQAVDALYELAKCLNTDMVPLIVNWLPKVLAFALHRADGQELLSVLQFYQAQTGSDKQEIFAAALPALLDELVCFLDGTDADEISRRLARVPEMIKEIARVLIGGEDLPSFLRHHFVGLLNSIDRKMLHSEDYSLQKQALQRIEMLIKMMGSQLCTYVPKLMVLLMHAINKELLQREGLNLLHFFIKQLAERSPSSTKYVVSQVFAALIPFTERDKENPTRHLEKVGKILEDLVLNNKVVLKQYLCEFPILPSFPALSEVNKVLQEARGSMTLNDQLRDVVDGLNHENLNVRYMVVCELKKLLNLRREEVTSLIIAEGGRNMETLSSLITSLLRGCAEESRTAVGQRLKLVCADCLGALGAVDPAKVKGFSCQRFKIECSDDDLIYELIHKHLARAFRAAPDTIIQDSAALAMQELLKIAGCEASMDENAAASRTELLKEKSSEHAGGGINSIDGSIQVKRGQKLWDRFSNYVKEIIAPCLTSRFQLPNVVDSALVGPIYRPSMSFRRWIFFWIKKLMAHATGSRARIFNACRGIVRHDMQTAVYLLPYLVLNVVCHGTEEARHCVTEEILYVLDAVVSENCGVNGRQTEVCVQAVFTLLDNLGQWVDDVKQDLALSPAARPSSSKQQALKPKDHSQTSMMDHDQLITQCKYVSELLLAIPKVTLARASLRCQAYARSLMYFESYVREKSGSFNPAAERSGIFEDEDVSYLMELYSCLDEPDGLSGVASLRKSLILQDQILINKKAGNWGEVLTYCEQALQMEPTSAQRHSDVLNCLLNVCHLQAMVTHVDGLNSRIPQYKKTWCMQGVQAAWRLGRWDLMDEFLNGANEDSLICSNSESNALFELDVAKILQAMIKKDQFSVAEKIAQSKQALIASLAAAGMDSYMRAYPFVVKLHFLRELEDFQTILANESFLEKSFQVGDTSFSKMMENWENRLRFTQPSLWTREPLLAFRRMVFGASGRGAQVGNCWLQYAKLCRTAGHYETANRAILEAQASGAPNVHMEKAKLLWSTRRSDGAIAELQQSLLNMSVEAVGSAAVSSISSLSVVPLNSAPLVCDTQCMNESRDIAKTLLLYARWIHYTGQKQKEDVIIFYSRVKELQPKWEKGFFYMAKYCDEVLADARKRQEENSDLGPGKMPSSTVGSSNLATEKRWWSYVPDVLLFYAKGLHRGHKNLFQALPRLLTLWFDFGSFYQRSSSSTNKDLKSVHLKVMSIMRGCLKDLPTYQWLTVLPQLVSRICHQNEEVVRLVKHVITSVLRQYPQQALWIMAAVSKSTVPSRKEAAAEIIQSARKGFSQGNSGNNLFIQFASMVDHLIKLCFHAGQPKSRSINISIEFSSLKRMMPLGIIMPIQQSLTVNLPTCDGNLTDSLTSDIFSVTDLPTIAGIADEAEILSSLQRPKKIILLGSDGMERPFLCKPKDDLRKDARMMEFTAMINRLLSKYPESRRRKLYIRTFAVIPLTEDCGMVEWVPHTRGLRHILQDIYITCGKFDRLKTNPQIKRLYDQCHGKMPEDEMLKNKILPMFPPVFHKWFLTTFSEPAAWFRARIAYAHTTAVWSMVGHIVGLGDRHGENILFDSTTGDCVHVDFSCLFDKGLQLEKPELVPFRLTQNMIDGLGITGYEGIFLRVCEITLSVLRMHRETLMSVLETFIHDPLVEWTKSHKSSGVEVQNPHAQRAISNIEARLRGVVVGVGAAPSLPLAVEGQARRLITEAISHKNLGKMYIWWMPWF; encoded by the exons ATGGCCAACTTGTCGAGCCTCGTTCACGAGCTCCGAGAACGCATTGCGGCTTCTCCCTCCACTCCTCCTTCCAATGCAGACGATGACGCTCTCGAAATTAGGTTCCGTGCGGTGCTTCCTAATCTCCTCCACGCCTATGTCGTTCCTTCCCCCTCTGGTTCTg CCAATGAGAGAGAAGTGATAGCTGTTTTGAAGCTCATTTCCCACATTGCGAAGAATTTTCCTGGGGTCTTTTATCATGGGAAGGCGAGCTCTATTTTACCTGTTCTTGGTCGGATTCTTCCTTTCTTTGCGGAACCCGCATTTCG TTCTCGGCATGGTGTAATTTTTGAAACTGTCGGGTCACTTTTATCTTTGCTTCGGACTGGAACACGAGATGCTTACCGTCTTTTTTTCATTGATGCCATGTTGGTTGTTGAAG ATATTTTCTATGTAGCATCATGCTGCACTGACCATGCAAGCATTGCAGAACCCACTAGATTAACTTTAAGGTGTTTCTTTAAGTCATTTGATGAGATTTCAAATGATCCAGCTCCTCTAGGAGATCTCCCAGCATGTAACAAACCGACAGATGGCACTGGTATTTTGATTAACCTATCGGGCAAAGAAAGGTGGCAACTTTTTGCAACTTGGATGATTAGGCTTCTTGCAAAATGCCTTACAGAAGGAACTCTCTATGTAGAAGGACTAATTAATGTATCATTTGTAATGGCTGCATGTTCTCTATTATGTTACGGAGATGTAGATTTGCATGTG GCATGTTTTGACTTTGCAAGTATCATTGCATCGGCAGTAAATTTTGACATTCTCCCTCATCAGAAAATAATTCAGTCGATATCCACTATATTAAGTGAGGACAAAGAGGAGCTTCCTGTGTATAG AAACATGGTTTATGATTCGTCATTGGGTGGTTGCCTGAATGCATTACACTCTGGTTGTTCTGATGTTGTTGTCAAGTTAACAGCTGCTGATTTAGTAAATGTATTTCCTCAGTCAATAAGGAGAACCAAAAGCCAGGAGCTTAAG GTTGCAATGTGCACTGCATATATTCGCATTGCAAAAAACTGTCCCGCTCATATATGGAAGCCTGAGTCACTTGTTTACACACTTTCTCTTCCAGAACCCTGCTTCTCCCTGATAGATTGTCTTCAAGTAGCTATTTCCATACTTGGTCCTGATCGTGTTGGAGGGAAAGTAACAGATCATAGAAATCTAGATTTGTCAATACCAAGTGACAAATCATTTGGAAACACAAGGGTCCGGGAAAAGAGACACattcatgatttagaggcttTCAAGACCAAACGACAGAAGTTAGATGAGGAAATTATGGCTTCTGATGACAGTAATCAGATGGAGCAAAAGCATGCATGGGTTGTTGCTTGTGAAAGAGAAGAAGATTATGCACATGATATGCATTCCTCacttctttcttttattaaatctttaaaaTCTCCTGCTGTCAGTCCAAGTTCTCTAAAACCACATCTAGCTTTAACAGCTCTTAGCATGCTTTGCATCACCTTCTGTAAATATCCACAGACCAATATGGCACTTGTAATTTTTCAGGAGATGTATTCATGGATATCCTGGATACTGGAACAG GCAAACCAAGATAGTTCAACTTCAATCATGCCTGATTTTTCTATCTATCTTGAAGGAATTCACAGCATATTGCTTTTGCAAA TTTGTTCACATGTAGGTCCACTTTTTGGGGAGAGCAAGATATTTGGAAATCAGGGTTTTAATGAAGATCTTGTTCGCATACTGATTAAACTTCCTTGGACCCATTCTGTCATTGGTAGCGAGCCTAATAATCTGAGGAAAACAAAATGTCTTTCTATTCAAGTTGCAAGCAAACTTGCTGATAGCAGAAGTGAATCTGATCTGGAAGTGCTTGATTTGGGCCTACATGATGAAGCTGAAGAAGTTAGAATTGAGGCAGTAATGTCAATGCCAGTTATTGCATTGTGGTCTGGTCCTCAAATACTATCACATACATTTAGAAGGCTGGA ATTCGTAGAAGGAGAAAAGCATGACAAGGTTAAGAATGTTATTCCGTTTTCTCTTGGTTATTTATCATGCCTTTATGGTTCTTGTAATGCTGGAGATGGTGTAGATAAAAGTAAATTCAAATTGTTCTTGaatacaacaaatgaaaaacactGTCAAACACTAGATTATTTATTGCAAGGATTTTGGTGTCCAAAGTGTGACACAAAAAATAAATGCAAGAATGAAGTGTATGTAAAAGATGTCAATATGCTTGATATACACTGGAGGGAAACCAATATGGATTGTGATTTCAGTCTTCTAAGGAATCTGTTTTTTGAACTTCTTTATGATGAGTCATCTGAAGAGGTTCAAGTTTCTTGTGTAAAAAATATTCGAAGGATCATAATACATGAAACCACTACTAATCTCACTGAAACAGGATCCAGATGGATTAGAAGTGTTAGTTTTTTGCTTCTTAACAGAAAGAAGGCTATAAGAGAAGCATTTTGCAGTCAAATTAGCTCATTCCTTGAAGATACTGTTTTGAGTTGTTTATTTCCTGACGAGGACACACAACAGAAAAGTAAAGAACAAAAATTTATGGATATAATCAAACATGCACTGGCAGCTGCTGAAGACCCCCAAATATTTGAGACCCTTTTGGAAACAACTGCAGAAATTATGATTGCTGTCGATATATACAATCAGctctttttattttctctaaTCTTATTGATTGATCAGCTTGATAATTTTCATGTGACAGTGAGAATGAATGCATCAAGGCTAATACACAAATCTTGCTACTTCCATCTTAGAGGAGGTTTTGAGTTAATTCTCTCAAAAGTGGTTCATGTTCAAAACGAACTATTTAATTATTTGTCAGCAAGGCTTTCTTGCCGTCCAGTAATGATCAGAGAGTTTGCAGAAGCAGTTCTTGGTGTTGAAACCGAAGAACTTGTCAAGAAAATGGTTCCTGTTGTTCTTCCAAAACTCATTGTGTCTCAACAGGATGATGATCAAGCAGTTGATGCGTTATATGAGTTGGCTAAATGTTTGAACACTGATATGGTCCCTTTGATAGTTAATTGGCTACCAAAAGTGCTAGCTTTTGCTCTTCATCGTGCAGATGGCCAAGAATTACTCTCTGTCTTGCAATTTTACCAAGCCCAGACTGGTTCTGACAAGCAAGAAATTTTTGCAGCTGCATTACCGGCGCTATTAGATGAACTTGTATGTTTTTTGGATGGAACTGATGCAGATGAAATAAGTAGAAG GTTAGCAAGAGTACCTGAGATGATAAAAGAAATTGCTAGGGTTCTAATTGGTGGTGAAGATCTTCCAAGCTTTCTAAGGCATCATTTTGTTGGCCTCCTTAACAGTATTGATAGAAAGATGCTTCACTCAGAGGATTATTCACTGCAGAAGCAAGCCTTACAACGCATTGAGATGCTGATTAAGATGATGGGTTCTCAACTTTGTACCTATGTGCCAAAACTGATGGTTCTTCTTATGCATGCTATTAATAAAGAACTGCTCCAAAGAGAGGGTCTCAACTTATTGCATTTTTTCATCAAACAATTGGCTGAACGATCACCATCTAGCACAAAATATGTAGTTTCTCAAGTCTTTGCTGCTCTGATTCCCTTCACAGAGAGAGACAAAGAAAACCCAACAAGACATCTAGAGAAAGTGGGAAAAATATTAGAAGACCTTgtgctgaacaacaaagttgttTTAAAGCAATATCTTTGTGAGTTCCCCATATTGCCTAGTTTTCCAGCTCTATCAGAAGTCAATAAAGTTCTACAGGAAGCTCGTGGGTCAATGACTTTGAATGATCAATTGCGAGATGTTGTTGATGGTCTGAATCATGAGAACTTAAATGTGAGATATATGGTAGTGTGTGAGTTGAAAAAATTACTAAATCTGAGAAGAGAAGAGGTTACTAGTTTAATAATTGCTGAAGGTGGCAGAAACATGGAAACTTTGAGCTCTTTGATCACATCCTTATTGAGAGGTTGTGCGGAAGAATCGCGGACTGCCGTTGGACAACGTCTGAAGTTGGTCTGTGCTGATTGTCTCGGAGCATTAGGTGCAGTTGACCCAGCAAAGGTGAAGGGCTTTTCATGCCAACGTTTTAAAATTGAATGCTCTGATGATGACCTTATATATGAGTTGATTCACAAGCATCTTGCTAGAGCTTTTAGAGCTGCACCTGACACTATTATTCAAGACTCAGCTGCATTGGCAATGCAAGAGCTCCTAAAGATTGCTGGTTGTGAAGCATCCATGGATGAGAATGCTGCAGCTTCTAGGACAGAATTACTGAAGGAGAAATCTTCAGAGCATGCTGGAGGAGGGATTAATAGTATTGATGGTAGCATACAGGTAAAGAGGGGTCAAAAATTGTGGGATCGATTTTCTAATTATGTGAAAGAAATAATAGCTCCTTGTCTAACCTCTAGATTTCAACTTCCTAATGTTGTCGATTCTGCATTGGTTGGCCCAATTTATCGACCATCTATGTCATTCAGAAGATGGATATTCTTTTGGATAAAAAAGTTGATGGCACATGCAACAGGTTCTCGTGCAAGGATTTTTAATGCATGTCGAGGTATAGTGCGTCATGACATGCAGACAGCAGTATATCTGCTGCCATATTTAGTTCTTAATGTTGTCTGCCATGGAACTGAGGAGGCACGACATTGTGTAACAGAAGAAATCTTGTATGTTCTTGATGCTGTCGTATCAGAAAACTGTGGAGTGAATGGTAGGCAAACTGAAGTTTGTGTACAAGCAGTGTTTACTCTTCTTGATAATCTTGGGCAATGGGTGGATGACGTGAAACAAGATCTGGCTCTTTCCCCAGCTGCCCGACCATCTTCTTCAAAGCAACAAGCATTAAAGCCAAAAGATCATTCTCAAACTTCTATGATGGATCATGACCAACTTATAACACAGTGTAAATATGTTTCAGAACTTTTGTTGGCAATTCCAAAGGTAACACTTGCCAGGGCCTCCTTAAGATGTCAGGCATATGCAAGGTCCTTAATGTACTTTGAATCTTATGTAAGGGAGAAGTCAGGTTCTTTCAACCCTGCAGCTGAGAGAAGTGGAATTTTTGAGGATGAAGATGTTTCTTACCTAATGGAATTATATAGCTGTCTAGATGAGCCTGATGGTCTATCTGGTGTGGCATCTTTACGAAAATCTTTGATACTACAGGACCAGATTTTAATAAACAAAAAGGCAGGAAACTGGGGGGAGGTTTTAACTTATTGTGAACAAGCTTTGCAGATGGAACCTACTTCAGCACAAAGACATTCTGATGTTCTAAATTGTTTACTCAATGTGTGCCACCTCCAAGCCATGGTTACTCATGTTGATGGTTTAAACTCCAGAATTCCGCAGTACAAGAAAACATGGTGCATGCAAGGTGTGCAAGCAGCATGGAGACTTGGCAGGTGGGACTTGATGGATGAATTCCTTAATGGAGCTAATGAAGACAGTTTAATTTGTAGCAACTCTGAGAGTAATGCATTATTTGAGTTGGATGTTGCCAAAATTCTCCAGGCAATGATAAAGAAGGACCAGTTTTCAGTTGCTGAAAAGATTGCACAGTCTAAGCAAGCATTAATTGCTTCTCTGGCAGCTGCAGGAATGGATTCCTACATGCGGGCATACCCATTTGTTGTGAAACTTCACTTTCTCCGGGAGTTGGAGGACTTCCAAACTATTCTTGCTAATGAATCCTTCTTGGAGAAGTCGTTTCAAGTGGGCGATACGAGCTTCTCTAAAATGATGGAGAACTGGGAAAATCGCCTTCGATTTACACAGCCATCACTATGGACAAGGGAGCCTCTTTTAGCTTTTCGAAGAATGGTTTTTGGTGCTAGTGGTCGTGGTGCTCAAGTAGGTAATTGTTGGCTTCAATATGCAAAGCTTTGTCGCACAGCTGGTCATTATGAAACGGCAAACCGAGCCATCCTTGAAGCCCAAGCTTCAGGTGCTCCTAATGTACACATGGAGAAGGCTAAGCTTTTGTGGAGTACCAGGAGATCTGATGGAGCCATAGCCGAGTTGCAACAATCACTCCTGAATATGTCTGTGGAGGCTGTAGGATCTGCAGCAGTATCATCCATTAGTAGTCTGTCAGTGGTTCCACTGAACTCTGCACCTTTAGTTTGTGATACTCAATGTATGAATGAGAGTCGTGATATTGCGAAGACTCTTCTCCTATATGCTAGATGGATCCATTACACTGGGCAGAAACAGAAAGAAGATGTAATTATTTTTTACTCTAGGGTAAAGGAACTACAGCCCAAGTGGGAGAAAGGATTCTTCTACATGGCCAAGTATTGTGATGAAGTGCTTGCTGATGCCAGGAAACGTCAGGAAGAAAATTCTGATTTGGGTCCCGGGAAGATGCCATCAAGTACTGTTGGTTCGTCAAATTTAGCTACAGAAAAGCGCTGGTGGTCTTATGTGCCTGATGTGCTTTTATTCTATGCCAAGGGGCTTCACAGGGGCCATAAGAATCTCTTTCAAGCACTTCCAAGGTTGTTAACCCTATGGTTTGATTTTGGAAGTTTTTATCAAAGAAGCAGTTCATCTACTAATAAAGATCTCAAAAGTGTTCACCTAAAG GTAATGAGTATTATGAGAGGCTGTTTAAAGGATTTGCCAACGTATCAGTGGTTAACTGTACTGCCTCAATTGGTTTCTAGAATTTGCCATCAGAATGAGGAAGTTGTTCGATTGGTGAAACACGTAATCACCTCAGTTCTTCGGCAGTACCCACAACAAGCACTATGGATTATGGCAGCAGTTTCAAAGTCCACTGTTCCTTCTAGGAAGGAGGCAGCTGCAGAAATCATACAATCTGCACGAAAGGGATTTAGCCAGGGTAATAGTGGCAACAATTTGTTTATTCAGTTCGCTAGCATGGTAGATCACTTGATTAAGTTATGCTTTCATGCTGGTCAACCTAAATCAAGGTCAATTAACATCTCAATTGAGTTTAGTTCTCTGAAGAGGATGATGCCACTAGGAATTATCATGCCGATTCAACAATCTCTTACAGTTAATCTTCCGACTTGTGATGGGAATCTCACTGATTCACTTACCTCTGATATCTTTTCTGTTACTGATCTTCCTACAATAGCAGGCATAGCGGACGAGGCTGAGATTCTTTCATCTCTTCAACGACCTAAGAAA ATTATTCTACTGGGCAGTGATGGCATGGAACGTCCATTCCTCTGCAAACCCAAAGATGATCTCCGGAAGGATGCCCGGATGATGGAGTTCACCGCAATGATAAATCGTTTGTTGTCCAAATACCCAGAAAGCCGTCGGAGGAAGCTCTACATTCGCACCTTTGCTGTGATACCTTTGACAGAGGATTGTGGCATGGTAGAGTGGGTGCCTCATACTCGCGGACTTAGGCATATACTTCAAGACATTTATATTACCTGTGGGAAATTTGACAGGCTGAAGACAAATCCTCAGATTAAACGATTATATGATCAGTGCCACGGTAAAATGCCTGAAGATGAGAtgctgaagaataaaattcttccaATGTTCCCCCCAGtttttcataaatggtttttgaCCACATTTTCTGAGCCAGCTGCATGGTTTAGAGCAAGGATTGCTTATGCACACACTACTGCCGTGTGGTCAATGGTTGGGCATATTGTGGGACTTGGTGATAGGCATGGTGAAAACATTCTTTTCGACTCTACTACTGGTGACTGTGTTCATGTTGATTTCAGTTGCTTATTTGACAAGGGTTTGCAGTTGGAGAAACCAGAGCTGGTTCCGTTCAGGCTAACTCAG AACATGATTGATGGCTTGGGAATCACTGGTTATGAAGGAATCTTCTTGAGAGTATGTGAAATCACACTTTCGGTTCTCAGGATGCATAGGGAGACTTTAATGAGTGTGCTTGAAACCTTCATTCACGATCCTCTTGTGGAATGGACGAAATCTCACAAGTCCAGTGGGGTAGAAGTTCAAAATCCACACGCACAG CGAGCCATTAGTAACATTGAAGCAAGGTTGCGAGGAGTCGTGGTTGGAGTTGGTGCAGCTCCATCCTTGCCTCTCGCTGTTGAAGGTCAGGCTCGTCGGTTAATTACTGAAGCAATCTCGCACAAAAATCTTGGCAAGATGTATATATGGTGGATGCCATGGTTTTGA